The Candidatus Edwardsbacteria bacterium nucleotide sequence TGGGAAGCTTTTATCGCAAAGAAAAAGAAAGGCTGAACTGGCAATGAAGATAGACAATTATTCCTTTGGGCAAATAACGGTCGATGGCAAAAGTTATGTCGCAGACCTTATCATCTTCCCCGACCGGGTGGACGACAAATGGTGGCGCAAAGAAGGACATCTGTTGCAAATGGACGATCTGGCCGAGGTCTTTGGCCTGAAACCGGAGACATTGATAGTGGGCCTGGGGCTTCCCGGATTGATGACGATTGATGACTCTGTCGTTGATTATTGTAAGAGCAATAATATTATTTTGTTCAGCCTTCCAACCACGGATGCCGTAAGCAAATATAACGAACTGACAAGCAAAAAGCCGCTGGTCATAGCGGCTTTGCATCTTACCTGTTGATTGATAACTAAAAAGACAAACCGTCGAACTCCTCCTGGGTCAGATGCCCGTATTGCAGCATCTTTTGAGCGATCCAGTTGCGGCGGGTTTTCATTCGTTTGGTGTCGGTAAACGGGCCGTATTTCCTGGGGTTAACTATGATCGAAGCCAACCTGATAGCCTGTTCGGGATCAAGCTTCGACGCCGAACAGTCAAAATAAATCCATGACGCTGCCTGGCAGCCGAAGATTCCGTTGCCCCATTCAATGTAATTCAGATAAAGCGCAAATATCCTGGCTTTGCTCAGTTTTTCCTCCATCCGTCCGGCCAGAAAAACTTCGGATATTTTCCTGGTCAGGCTCTTGGAAGTTGAAAGATAAAGGTTCTTGGCTAATTGCATGGTGATGGTGGAGCCGCCCCTGGCCCACCGTTTCTTTTTCCAGTCTGTTTTGATGGCCTCCCTCAACTCGTCATAGTCTATGCCCTGATGGGAGAAGAAAGCCGCATCCTCGGCCACCAGCACCGCCTTTTTAAGATAGGGCGATATGGAATTGTAAGGAATGTATGACTGGCTGATCCGGTACGGTTTTTTCTTGGTCCGGGCCTCTTTAACTCTTTGCTCCATCAAAGCGGTCTTGGCGGGATTCTTCTTTGCCAGGTTGTCAATGGCCGGCAGGTGTATCAGATCAAGAACGACGGACCCGGCGAAATAAAAGATCGTCGCCGCCGCCAATATGATGATGAATTTTATTTTGGGGTTTTCCTTTTTGCTCATAGCCCAAGTATTATCCGCAATAGCAACCAACTTGTCAAGACATTGATAGATGAATAAATCGACTGTCAATAATCCGCTGATGGTTCTGGTCTCGGTCCAGGTGATCATGGCCGGGACCTTTCTGATGACCAAACTGGGTCTGCGAGAGTTCTCCCCGCTGGCCCTGGGAGTGCTGCGCTTCGGACTGACCGCTCTGGTCTTTGCCGCCCTGCTGGGCATGAAAAAGATGTATTTCAGACCCGATCGTAAAGATCGCTGGACCTTCCTCTGGTTGGCCCTTTTCTCGGTGCCCTTCAACCAGGGTCTTTTCCTTTACGGCATGAAATATACCCTGGCCGCCCACGGAGCCCTGCTTTACGCCGCCACCCCTATCATGGTATTGTGCCTGTCCTGCATCTGGCTAAAAGAAAGACCTTCGCCATTAAAGATAACCGGCATCGCCCTGGGATTTGCCGGAGTGTTGCTGGTGCTGTTCGAAAAGGGGATAGATCTCTCCGGTCAGACCCTCAAGGGAGACATCCTGATATTTTTTGCCGTCCTTACCTGGTCGGTTTATACCATACTGAGCAAGAAAATGTTGCAAAAATACCGGCCCTTGCAGGTCACGGGGTATTCGCTGATGTTCGGGGCGGTGCTTTTTCTCCCCATCGGTCTTCTGCCGATACTCCGGCAGGATTACGCGGCCGTCACCTGGTCCGGCCTGTCATCGATCCTTTACCTGGCCCTGCTGACATCGGTTGTAGGTTACCTGACCTGGAACTGGGCCTTGTCCAAGATCGAGGCCAGCAAGGTGGCGGTGGTGTCCAACCTTCAGCCGGTGTTTGCCGCCTTATTGGCCTGGATATTTTTAGGAGAGAAGATCACCCCTAATTTCATACTCGGGGCGGCGGTGGTGGCCGCCGGGGTGATACTGACCGAGAAGGGATAAAACAAAAGGCCTCCGTTTTGGAGGCCTTTTTGGTTTTCATTTGTATTTATTTATTGCCAGAACCACATTTTTTGTTTTACGGTTAAAAATATCGCGTACTCTGAAAGTAAAAATATTACTGCCTTTTGTTAAATGTCCTACAAATTCAGATTTGCATTCAGACCATGGCCCGTTATTGCGACTTATTTCATATTTCTTGAAAAACGGGCAAGAATTAGATAGCACAAACGAAAGCTTTTTATTATGATATTTTAATTTATAACTGATTTTATTCATACTTGGATAAAGGTAATCCATCCCCTGATGATGCTTAAAATATCCTCGCGGTTTATCCTGGAACAACAAATGCGGTCGATCACTTGTTTCTTCTGTTTCTCCCAGAGTATCCCAATTGGCAAAGAAATTCTGATTGTTATATATCCAGACCACACTAAAGTATTCCAGCCAACTTTTTAGGGATACAGCTTTCCGGCCATTAATATATGGATTTACCTGTTGCGTTTTCCCTTTCAAAACATATTCACGTATTTCAGAGGCATTTAAAACCTCTTTCCCCGCCATCCAATAACAATTGTTCTGGGGATCCAATAATATCCATTTATCAAAATCATCGCTCCATACTTCTATTACCCAATGCCCCTTTCCTGTTCCGTAACCGTAATTATTTTTTAAAATAGCAATGACCCTGGCCGGATAGCCCTGTGCCTGCATGACAGCAGCCAGGAGAATCGAAAATTCCTGACAAGTAAACCCTCTTTTATCATCTGCCTCCTTAAGTATTGTAATGGGGTTTGAATTGCTGGGTTTATTAACCGCATCGTGAGCAAAACATTTATTTACCCAGGCAAGACATTCTTTGAAGAAATCAAATTCCTTGGTGGATTTGAAATGTGGTAGTTTCTTTTTCAAACGAACCAGATTTCTTGTGTCACAATATTTCATCCACTGCCAAGGTTCAATATTCTGGCTTTGGTATTTAACAATCCCTATTGTACTGGCATTATTATAAACAAGCTTGTATATATGCTGAAAAGTATTTAATTCTTTTAAACCTCTTCCTTTATATTTCAAATTCGACAAATCATCCAACTTCTCCAGATCCGTATATCCCAATTTAGCAGCTTTGTTAAATAAAGACAGTCCTTCTGCAATATCTTTGTTTAAAATTGACATATATGCGGCAGCAGCTAACGCCCAATTTTGTTTTTTTGAATCTTTTGCCAAGGCAAATAATTCTGCTACTTGGCTAAATTTGTTTTTAGCGCCATTAAAATCATTCTTTGAGGCATAGATTCTGCCCTCTTTTATCAAGCGCTCTATATTATTATTGTTCACCAAGACCCCTTTGACTTATATTTACCATTATTATCACAAACGTTGAGTTGCAAATCAAGTGAATTATTTCATATATAAAAAGCCCTCCATTGAATATGGAAGGCTTTGGATCTTTTCATTCTATAAACCGGCACCTTTAAGCACCATTTCCAACCCTTTCACATCTTCCTCGCTGAAAGAACCCAGCTCTCCGCTGTCCAGGTCCAGCACATAGAGACACTCCCCGTCCTTTTCCAATACCGGCACCACCACTTCGGAAAGGTTGTTGGGGTCGCAGACGATATGTTCTCCGCCCAAAGCATGAACGTCGGCCACCACCTGGGCCTTTCTTTCCTTCCAGGCCTTGCCGCAAACCCCGTGCAGTCCGATGGGAGAACAGGCCGGTTTGGGCTGGCGGCAGGCCAGCAGCATTTCCTTCTTATCGTCGGTGATCTTATAGAACCCCACCCAGGCCAGGCCCTTTTCTTTCAATCCCTCCCATAAAATATTGGTGACCGTTTCCATCTTTTGTTCCGCCGATCCCAGGTCCTTTGCCGCCAACCCGGCGGCTTCGGCCATTTTTGAATAGTTCCGAAGGTGTTTCATTTAAGCCTCTCCAAATATTAGTTTGACCTCTTGCCTCAGAACAACCAGCCATAGATCAGGCCGGTGATGGTGGACATGATGACGACCAGGATTATGTAAACCATGGTTTTTTTAGTCCCCATAATACTGCGAATTACCAGCATCGAAGGCAGGCTCAATGCCGGGCCGGCCAGAAGCAATGCCAATGCCGGTCCTTTTCCCATGCCCGACCCCATCAGTCCCTGCAAAATGGGAACTTCGGTGAGAGTGGCAAAATACATAAAAGCTCCGGCGATGGAGGCGAAAAAGTTGGCAAACAGGCTGTTGCCGCCCACCAGTCGGACGACCCATTCATTCGGGATAAGAGCCTGCTGGCCGGGCCGTCCCAACAGGAATCCGGCCACCATCACCCCGCCCAAAAGCAGCGGAAATATCTGTTTGGCAAAAATCCAGGTGCTGTCCTTCCACATCGTCAGCTCGTCGCGGGAAAACCATTTCCAAAGAATGAACGCCAAGGAGATCAACAGCGCGCCGGTTATATACCATTTTACCTGAAAGATGACAGTCCAGAAAGAAACCGACGCTCCCGGCGCCCAGTTGGCAAATATCAAAATGCCAACCATAACGGCAAAATATATTACTGTCTGCCAAAGCGGTCTGGCGGCAGGGGTTTCACCGGTTTCAACGAAACCGCCGTTCTCGTGGCGCCGGGCCTCCTCTTTACGGAAAATAAAATGCATCAAAAGACCTATGATCACCGAGAACACAACGGCCCCCACCGCCCGGGCGATGCCCATCTCCAGACCTAGAATTCTTGCAGTTAAAATAATGGCCAGCACATTGATGGCCGGGCCGGAATACAAAAAGGCCGTGGCCGGCCCGATGCCCGCCCCCTTGGAATAGATGCCGGCGAACAGCGGCAGCACGGTGCAAGAGCAAACTGCCAGGATCGTTCCCGAAACCGAAGCCACGGTATAGGCGACCATCTTTTTGGCACCTGCGCCCAGATAGCGGATCACCGAGCCCTGGCTGATGAAATTGGCGATGGCTCCGGCAATGAAAAAGGCCGGCACCAAACACAGGATAACGTGTTTCTGGGCGTAGTCCTGTGTCATTAAGAAAGCCTCCATAATGGAAGCCTGCATCCGGGGATTGCTCCAGGGAATAAAATAGGCGGCCAGGAAAAGACCAATCAAGGTTAAAAGTTTATTGCGCTCTTTCATTATATTGCCTATCTTGCCGTGATAATCATATACACCCCGCCCAGGATCACCAAAACGCCGCAGACGATCTTGACGATGGCCGTACCTTTTGACTTTTCCGTCCAATTCAGATAATGCTGGATGATCTCGGTAAAAGTCCCGGCCAGCACCAGCACCAAGCAGTGCCCGATGCCATAAGCCAATAAAAGACCTGCTCCGTAAAGAGGATTGGTGGACGCCGTGCGGAAGGTGACCGCCAGCATCGGGGCCATATAGGCAAAAGTGCATGGCCCCAAGGCAATTCCGAATATCAACCCCAGAACAAAAGCAGCCAGTAAACCTTTCCGCTTGTATCCCGAGGCATTAGCCCCGGCCCAGGGCATGGGGATCAGGCCGATCAGGTGCAGACCGACCAAAAAGAAGATGACCGCTACAAAATAATTGCCCCAGCGGCCGATATCGCCCATCATCCGTCCCAGGGCCGCGGTGATTACGCCGATGACTCCGATGGTAAGTAATATTCCGACCCCGAACAGCAGGGAGATTGCGAATGCCCGCTTGGTGGAGATCCGGCCCTGCTCATCCACAAAGCCCACGATCAGCGGGATGCTGGCCAGATGGCAGGGGCTGAGGATGATGCTGAGGATGCCCCATAAAAACGAGGCCGCCAGGGCGATCAGCGGAGCGCCCTCAACGGCGTGGGATAAATTAATGAAGAGCTGTTCCATTATTTCTTAAGCTGGTAGCCCAGCTCTTTCCATTTGGCCAGGATATCCTCTTTGGAATAAAAGCCCTCGTGCCGGAACAGTTCCTTGCCCTCCGGGCTGTAAAATATCTGAGTGGGTATCACTCTTACTTTATATTTGCTTCCTTCATCCGGATTTTTCCAGACATCGATGAATACCACATCCATCTTGCCCTTGTATTCCTTTTCCAGTTCCTCCAGGATCGGCGCCATCATTTTACAGGGGATGCATTTACTGGCGCCCAGATCCACCAGCTTGGGTATTTTGACGGTCTTTGGTTTGGCGCTGTCCGCTTTGGCCTCCGGTGTTTTATTGATGGCCGGTACGGCACTGGTTTTTGCCTGCGTTTTCACGGCAAGCGTGTCCTTGGTTTGGGGTGCCGGTTTAGCTCCCATAGCCCATAATGGGCTTACTGCAAAGCAGAACAGGGGTATCGATAACATACCGATAAGAATTCTCTTCATTGTTTCCTCTTTGAAAATTAAATATATCCGTTTGAATCCGTAAAAATCCGTTCCATCTTTATTAATCGGATATCAGCTTCTTTATCTGCTCCGGCGATAGCAGGTGTCCGGTGGATTTTACCACTCCGTCTATGGCCAGGGCCGGTGTCAGCATCACCCCGAATGCCATGATCTCCTTGATGTCGGTTACTTTTACTATCTCGGCGGCTATGCCCAGTTCTTGAACAGCCTTCTCGGCGTTGGCATTTAGCGTTTTGCACTTGGGGCATCCGCTGCCCAGTATCTGGATCTTCATATTATCTTCCTTGTCTTTATTATTGACCGCATCTGTTCTGCGTTTCCGTTATATGGCAGTTCACCCCGTTGCACTCGGTGCATTCGAACTGGATGGTGGTGTGCAGAATTCCGAACTTATGTTCCAGCAGTTCCTGGATCTCTTTTAAAAGGGCATCGCTCTGGCTGGTCATCTGGTCGTCTATCTGCACATGGGCGCTTAAGGCGTGGATCCCGGAGGACAGGCTCCAAACATGCAGGTGGTGCAGGGCTTTAACCCCTTTGATCCCGGCCAGGACCTTTTCAATTTCCCGGCTCTCAATCCCCGCCGGGGCCGCCTCCAGAAGGATATCCACCGATTCCTTTACCAGGCCGTAGGCGCCTTTTAAGATCACCAGCCCGATGATAATGCTGAGTATCGGGTCGATAAGATAAAAGCCCGTGAACCTTATTAAAAGCCCGCCTATCACCACTGCCACCGAAGAAAGCAGGTCGCCGATTATGTGAAGAAAAGCCCCGCGCACGTTAAGGCTGTGTTTGCTGGAGGACTTGAGTATGAAAAATCCCGCCAGATTGGCCAGCAGGCCGATAACGGCAACAATGATCATCAACCCGCTCTTAATCTCGATCGGCGAACTGAAACGCTGCCAGGCTTCGTAGAAGATGTATCCCGACAGCAGGATCAGGGTAATGCCGTTTATCAGGGCCGCCAGTATCTCCAGGCGGAAGAAGCCGTAGGTCTTTTTCTCGGTGGCCGGCTGCAGGGCAAAGCGCATAGCCAACAGGCTTAACGCAATGGCCAGCACGTCGGTTAACATGTGCCCGGCATCGGAGAGCAGGGCCAGACTGCCGGACAGCCATCCGCCCAGGAATTCCGCCAGCATCACCAGGCCTGTTAGGATCAGGGTGATGAACAGGCCCTTCTGCCCGGCCTGGCGGTGATGATGGTGATCATGATTATGTGACATTATAATTGACCTATTCACTTCGTTAGCAAAGCATTGTTTTCCTTCTTAGTGCAAGACTTATTTCCCATTCCGGCAGGAGCGGTAATTTTAATCGCAACTACAGTCGCCGGAGGAACAGCAGGACGATGAGTTTTTTCGCTTGGAATTGAGCACAGCCTGGGCGCAGCCCACTCCCGGCTGCACCTGAATTGCGCCGTAAGGGCAATTGCGGCGGCAGGCCCCGCATTCGATGCAGGCATTACTATCGATCATTACTGCCTTCTGCTCGTCCATGCGGAACACTGCATGTGGACAGACCTGGACGCAACGTCCGCAGCCTTTACAGCGTTCCGGGTTGTATTCCAGCGTTACGACGTTCTCAAGATATCGCAGCATTATGGTCTCCTTATATTATCCGAAACAGGCATAGCATTTGCAATCCCGCCGACAAAGCTATCGCGCCGATGATCCAGGGCATCGAATGCTTAATTTCTTTCTTGACTCCCGATAGCGAAGTAAAGGTTGACGCGCCGGTAAAGTTCATAGCCAAATAGGCCGAAATAGCCGACATTAAAAGTATCAACGATAACGCCGGGAAGGGGTACACGGAAAACCAGCGAAAATAATTCGAGACAACAACAAGCAACACGCCCGACAGCAGACCGGCGACCGCGCCCTTGAATGAGAACATCCTGCCGGGAAGAACCGGCAGCAGCGCGGCTGTCAGCACCGTGCCGGCCAGGATAGCCGTCCACAGACCTGCTATCACAAATCCCGCCCGCTGCCAGCCCAAGGACAACTGGAAACCGGCCGGACCGAACGAGAACAATAGCCATATGATGACAGATATCCAAAATCCCTTCAGCCAGGCTTGCGACAGTTCCAACAGAGACACAACTAAACGGTCGGTCAATGTGAAACGGACCCGGCGCATGCCGGGGTCGGCCATTCGCCCGTTCTTCATGAATGTTGGTATATCCCGGGCCCGGACCGGACCGTAGGTCACGGAAAAACCGGTCTTTTTCTCCACCGCATGGGCGGATATGCCGGGGGCGCCAAGCTGGGGCACAATCAGCTCACGGTGGCCGACCACCTTCGCCAATCCCGTTTCCTCGATCATGCGGATCAACTCGGCGGTCCCGAAAGTGCCCTTGCCGGCCGCGCACCAGACGTTTACGCCCTTGGTGTCTAAAACCAGAATCCAGCCGTCGAGCCCGTGAAGGACGCGTCTTAAAATGTCGAACGACAGCTTGTAATTCGCCGAAACAAACACCGGGGAATCGGCTGTCGGCCGGCCGGCCGCATACAATCCAGGGCGGACGGCATATGACATGCGATGGTATCCCAGCCGGACAAGGGCCTGGCCCAGGTGATCGGAAAGATCCCATTCCGTCGTTATCCGCTCGATGGCATCGGCCGGCGAATCGACCTTCCCCAGTATCCTGATCGATTTGTATTTGATGCCGGTTTTGCCGGCCGGGTCACAGCAACTGTCTTCACCCTGTTTAGCGTTTTGCGCGGCGTTACAGGAACAGTTTGTCATAATTGATCCTTTATTTTTTTCCCTGCGGTTTCAACCTGCAAGTGCAGGAGCCCGAGAGCTGTTTGCTTTGGTCTATCTTAATCGGCAGGCCGTCGCGTTCCCAGTCAAGTATCCCGCCGTTGAGATTGGCCGCGTTGGGAAAACCCTGATCCATTAGATATTTTACCGCCGCCTTGCTGCGCAGGCCCACCGAATCAGCTATGATCAAGGGCCTGTCTTTTGGAAGCTCGCCCAGCCGGGATTTGAGCTCCGGATCAGGCAGGTAAAGCACTTCCGGCACATCGAATTTCTTATAATCGGTCTCGATCGGCGCCCGCAGATCTATGAACAGCGCGCCGTTCCGTGCCTCCTCCAGCGCCTCCTTGCCGGAAAGGTGTGCCAGCCCCGCTATCAGCAGGCCTTTTTTATCGAAGTAATTTTTCATTTCTTTGCGTCTTTGCGGTTAG carries:
- a CDS encoding GAF domain-containing protein produces the protein MKHLRNYSKMAEAAGLAAKDLGSAEQKMETVTNILWEGLKEKGLAWVGFYKITDDKKEMLLACRQPKPACSPIGLHGVCGKAWKERKAQVVADVHALGGEHIVCDPNNLSEVVVPVLEKDGECLYVLDLDSGELGSFSEEDVKGLEMVLKGAGL
- a CDS encoding thioredoxin family protein yields the protein MGAKPAPQTKDTLAVKTQAKTSAVPAINKTPEAKADSAKPKTVKIPKLVDLGASKCIPCKMMAPILEELEKEYKGKMDVVFIDVWKNPDEGSKYKVRVIPTQIFYSPEGKELFRHEGFYSKEDILAKWKELGYQLKK
- a CDS encoding permease, whose translation is MKERNKLLTLIGLFLAAYFIPWSNPRMQASIMEAFLMTQDYAQKHVILCLVPAFFIAGAIANFISQGSVIRYLGAGAKKMVAYTVASVSGTILAVCSCTVLPLFAGIYSKGAGIGPATAFLYSGPAINVLAIILTARILGLEMGIARAVGAVVFSVIIGLLMHFIFRKEEARRHENGGFVETGETPAARPLWQTVIYFAVMVGILIFANWAPGASVSFWTVIFQVKWYITGALLISLAFILWKWFSRDELTMWKDSTWIFAKQIFPLLLGGVMVAGFLLGRPGQQALIPNEWVVRLVGGNSLFANFFASIAGAFMYFATLTEVPILQGLMGSGMGKGPALALLLAGPALSLPSMLVIRSIMGTKKTMVYIILVVIMSTITGLIYGWLF
- a CDS encoding cation diffusion facilitator family transporter, which gives rise to MSHNHDHHHHRQAGQKGLFITLILTGLVMLAEFLGGWLSGSLALLSDAGHMLTDVLAIALSLLAMRFALQPATEKKTYGFFRLEILAALINGITLILLSGYIFYEAWQRFSSPIEIKSGLMIIVAVIGLLANLAGFFILKSSSKHSLNVRGAFLHIIGDLLSSVAVVIGGLLIRFTGFYLIDPILSIIIGLVILKGAYGLVKESVDILLEAAPAGIESREIEKVLAGIKGVKALHHLHVWSLSSGIHALSAHVQIDDQMTSQSDALLKEIQELLEHKFGILHTTIQFECTECNGVNCHITETQNRCGQ
- a CDS encoding acetyl-CoA synthase subunit gamma, yielding MTNCSCNAAQNAKQGEDSCCDPAGKTGIKYKSIRILGKVDSPADAIERITTEWDLSDHLGQALVRLGYHRMSYAVRPGLYAAGRPTADSPVFVSANYKLSFDILRRVLHGLDGWILVLDTKGVNVWCAAGKGTFGTAELIRMIEETGLAKVVGHRELIVPQLGAPGISAHAVEKKTGFSVTYGPVRARDIPTFMKNGRMADPGMRRVRFTLTDRLVVSLLELSQAWLKGFWISVIIWLLFSFGPAGFQLSLGWQRAGFVIAGLWTAILAGTVLTAALLPVLPGRMFSFKGAVAGLLSGVLLVVVSNYFRWFSVYPFPALSLILLMSAISAYLAMNFTGASTFTSLSGVKKEIKHSMPWIIGAIALSAGLQMLCLFRII
- a CDS encoding cytochrome c biogenesis protein CcdA, which translates into the protein MMEQLFINLSHAVEGAPLIALAASFLWGILSIILSPCHLASIPLIVGFVDEQGRISTKRAFAISLLFGVGILLTIGVIGVITAALGRMMGDIGRWGNYFVAVIFFLVGLHLIGLIPMPWAGANASGYKRKGLLAAFVLGLIFGIALGPCTFAYMAPMLAVTFRTASTNPLYGAGLLLAYGIGHCLVLVLAGTFTEIIQHYLNWTEKSKGTAIVKIVCGVLVILGGVYMIITAR
- a CDS encoding 4Fe-4S binding protein, which codes for MLRYLENVVTLEYNPERCKGCGRCVQVCPHAVFRMDEQKAVMIDSNACIECGACRRNCPYGAIQVQPGVGCAQAVLNSKRKNSSSCCSSGDCSCD
- the mtgA gene encoding monofunctional biosynthetic peptidoglycan transglycosylase, with protein sequence MSKKENPKIKFIIILAAATIFYFAGSVVLDLIHLPAIDNLAKKNPAKTALMEQRVKEARTKKKPYRISQSYIPYNSISPYLKKAVLVAEDAAFFSHQGIDYDELREAIKTDWKKKRWARGGSTITMQLAKNLYLSTSKSLTRKISEVFLAGRMEEKLSKARIFALYLNYIEWGNGIFGCQAASWIYFDCSASKLDPEQAIRLASIIVNPRKYGPFTDTKRMKTRRNWIAQKMLQYGHLTQEEFDGLSF
- a CDS encoding DMT family transporter; translated protein: MNKSTVNNPLMVLVSVQVIMAGTFLMTKLGLREFSPLALGVLRFGLTALVFAALLGMKKMYFRPDRKDRWTFLWLALFSVPFNQGLFLYGMKYTLAAHGALLYAATPIMVLCLSCIWLKERPSPLKITGIALGFAGVLLVLFEKGIDLSGQTLKGDILIFFAVLTWSVYTILSKKMLQKYRPLQVTGYSLMFGAVLFLPIGLLPILRQDYAAVTWSGLSSILYLALLTSVVGYLTWNWALSKIEASKVAVVSNLQPVFAALLAWIFLGEKITPNFILGAAVVAAGVILTEKG
- a CDS encoding rhodanese-like domain-containing protein, with the translated sequence MKNYFDKKGLLIAGLAHLSGKEALEEARNGALFIDLRAPIETDYKKFDVPEVLYLPDPELKSRLGELPKDRPLIIADSVGLRSKAAVKYLMDQGFPNAANLNGGILDWERDGLPIKIDQSKQLSGSCTCRLKPQGKK
- a CDS encoding transglutaminase-like domain-containing protein — encoded protein: MNNNNIERLIKEGRIYASKNDFNGAKNKFSQVAELFALAKDSKKQNWALAAAAYMSILNKDIAEGLSLFNKAAKLGYTDLEKLDDLSNLKYKGRGLKELNTFQHIYKLVYNNASTIGIVKYQSQNIEPWQWMKYCDTRNLVRLKKKLPHFKSTKEFDFFKECLAWVNKCFAHDAVNKPSNSNPITILKEADDKRGFTCQEFSILLAAVMQAQGYPARVIAILKNNYGYGTGKGHWVIEVWSDDFDKWILLDPQNNCYWMAGKEVLNASEIREYVLKGKTQQVNPYINGRKAVSLKSWLEYFSVVWIYNNQNFFANWDTLGETEETSDRPHLLFQDKPRGYFKHHQGMDYLYPSMNKISYKLKYHNKKLSFVLSNSCPFFKKYEISRNNGPWSECKSEFVGHLTKGSNIFTFRVRDIFNRKTKNVVLAINKYK
- a CDS encoding TM0996/MTH895 family glutaredoxin-like protein, which gives rise to MKIQILGSGCPKCKTLNANAEKAVQELGIAAEIVKVTDIKEIMAFGVMLTPALAIDGVVKSTGHLLSPEQIKKLISD